From Stigmatopora argus isolate UIUO_Sarg chromosome 14, RoL_Sarg_1.0, whole genome shotgun sequence, the proteins below share one genomic window:
- the noxo1a gene encoding NADPH oxidase organizer 1a, with protein sequence MSQKYPISIRLTGVMEKDKKKMYITSVLWSDEEEILIYRTVEDFKKMHKLLKKAFPGSKKSERMVPKFKVTKTAKAGQKNGSTKSLNYLQPLQNYCNQLLSCDPQVNQSVHLIQFLHPKNEELQPEYSKNSIIITPPESQARQEQTFSQGGNVTQPFATETYRCVAPYETKDTKNKPFKVALDEKVDVLIKDKAGWWLVENEDKCMAWFPAPYLERTDDEPEEDNIDGLPERGLFYTVIKSYKSTKDDEITVSIGVAVEVLQKSENGWWLIRHKGKAGYIPSMYLKPPSQTRMVGGQIGRSSPTLLNPTNLAAQSQLMSRSQDNLQSPNSARAASPNLLQPQSKQLSKSTEILTLPATTRPPVPKPAVTLPPKARPVPPKRPASPDARQLSFPDERQAPPSNERRPSPPNTRPYSLPNARQVPPTNAMYVPTPIIMVDTEADIDLPLSLIGDSEDEFTSDSEFSSDEFSSSSPSTTLSMSTDDYRLRRSRTPEPPPKNTLYPESSRMMPAISDPNLFQSVSAPRAGMSTDDYRRPPKSRTPPPPVRNTLSPESATAGRMAPSISESNLFQHVNLSMSTTDYRLPPKSRTPPPPSRNTLSPESATGPKMAPSVSDSNIFKSVSAPRVPPRPQTKEILNRCTTITRKNANRSPSPTQTPIQSR encoded by the exons ATGTCGCAGAAATACCCCATTAGCATCCGGTTAACCGGGGTCATGGAGAAGGACAAGAAAAAG ATGTACATCACCTCGGTTCTTTGGTCGGACGAGGAAGAAATTCTCATTTACAGGACCGTTGAGGACTTCAAGAAAATGCAT AAGTTGCTCAAGAAAGCGTTTCCCGGCTCCAAAAAATCGGAAAGAATGGTGCCGAAATTTAAAG TGACAAAGACGGCTAAAGCCGGGCAGAAGAATGGCAGCACCAAGTCTCTGAATTACCTGCAGCCGTTGCAAAACTACTGCAATCAGTTGCTGAGCTGCGATCCGCAGGTCAACCAGTCGGTTCACCTCATCCAGTTTCTCCACCCCAAAAATGAGGAACTGCAGCCAGAGTACTCTAAGAACAG CATCATAATCACGCCTCCCGAGAGCCAAGCTCGTCAGGAGCAAACCTTCAGCCAAGGGGGCAACGTGACCCAGCCCTTTGCCACGGAGACGTACAGGTGCGTGGCCCCCTACGAGACCAAGGACACCAAGAACAAGCCGTTCAAAGTTGCGCTGGATGAAAAAGTGGACGTGCTCATCAAAGACAAAGCGG GCTGGTGGCTGGTGGAGAATGAAGACAAGTGCATGGCTTGGTTTCCCGCACCATATCTGGAGAGGACAGACGACGAACCAGAAGAAGACAATATCGATGGACTTCCCGAAAGAG GATTGTTTTACACCGTAATCAAGAGCTATAAATCCACCAAAGATGATGAAATAACAGTAAGCATCGGGGTCGCCGTGGAAGTCCTGCAGAAGTCAGAAAACGGCTGGTGGCTCATCAG ACACAAAGGAAAGGCAGGCTATATTCCCAGCATGTACCTAAAGCCCCCAAGCCAGACCCGCATGGTAGGTGGCCAGATCGGGCGCAGTAGCCCCACCCTCCTGAATCCCACCAATCTGGCGGCGCAGTCGCAATTGATGAGCCGCTCTCAAGACAATCTGCAAAGCCCAAACTCTGCTAGGGCCGCTTCCCCCAACCTCCTCCAACCCCAGAGCAAGCAATTGTCCAAATCCACCGAGATCCTAACCCTACCCGCGACCACCCGGCCACCGGTCCCCAAGCCGGCGGTGACCTTACCTCCCAAGGCGAGGCCCGTCCCTCCAAAACGCCCCGCATCCCCCGATGCGAGACAGCTCTCATTTCCTGACGAGAGACAAGCCCCGCCCTCCAATGAAAGACGACCCTCACCCCCGAACACGAGACCATATTCCCTTCCTAACGCCAGACAAGTGCCACCGACCAACGCAATGTACGTCCCTACGCCCATCATCATGGTGGACACCGAAGCAGATATCGATCTTCCCCTCAGCCTGATTGGCGATAGCGAGGACGAGTTTACAAGTGACAGCGAGTTCAGCAGCGACGAATTCAGCTCTTCCTCACCGAGCACGACCCTGAGCATGAGCACCGACGACTACCGCCTCCGCCGGAGCCGCACACCCGAGCCACCACCGAAAAACACCCTATACCCCGAAAGCAGCAGAATGATGCCAGCTATCTCCGACCCGAACCTCTTCCAGAGCGTCTCGGCGCCCAGGGCCGGCATGAGCACCGATGACTACCGCCGACCGCCCAAAAGCCGCACCCCTCCACCACCGGTCCGAAACACCCTAAGCCCAGAGAGCGCCACGGCGGGCAGAATGGCACCCTCTATCTCAGAATCGAACCTCTTCCAGCACGTCAACCTGAGCATGAGCACCACCGACTACCGCCTACCACCCAAAAGCCGCACGCCTCCGCCACCATCCCGAAACACCCTAAGCCCAGAGAGCGCCACGGGGCCCAAAATGGCGCCCTCCGTCTCGGACTCGAACATTTTCAAGAGCGTCTCAGCGCCCAGGGTGCCACCCAGGCCACAAACCAAGGAGATCCTCAACCGATGCACCACAATCACCCGCAAGAACGCCAATCGATCTCCTAGCCCGACACAGACTCCCATACAGAGTCGGTAG